One Streptomyces mobaraensis NBRC 13819 = DSM 40847 DNA segment encodes these proteins:
- a CDS encoding ROK family transcriptional regulator, whose amino-acid sequence MNRTDPGANLAALRDHNTAVVLGLLRCAGPAGASRSELAARAGLTPQAVSKITGRLRDAGLAAEAGRRASTGGKPATALCLVPGAAHAVGVHLDRDALTVTLVDLTGTETATRTAPLDFGAGAEAVLDAVAGAVSALLADHATGDVLGAGVAVPGPLDHRSGVLHRVTGFPRWDGFPLRDALGERLGLPVVVDKDTNAAALGLALRAPRATGSFAYLHLGTGLGAGLVLDGGVHRGPRTGAGEFGHQVVMVDGPQCACGDRGCLEALCLAAVAEGDTTRAARLLGVGALNLVRLLDIDGVLLGGGVVLARPTAFVDGVRDALGGAVPVDVAPEGARVVVGGAAELVLAPLFGA is encoded by the coding sequence GTGAACAGGACCGATCCCGGAGCCAACCTGGCCGCGTTGCGCGACCACAACACCGCCGTCGTGCTCGGGCTGCTCCGCTGCGCCGGCCCGGCCGGCGCCAGCCGGTCCGAGCTGGCCGCCCGGGCGGGGCTCACCCCGCAGGCCGTCAGCAAGATCACGGGTCGGCTGCGGGACGCGGGGCTGGCCGCCGAGGCGGGCCGCCGCGCCTCCACCGGCGGCAAGCCGGCGACTGCCCTGTGCCTGGTCCCCGGCGCCGCCCACGCCGTGGGGGTGCACCTCGACCGGGACGCGCTCACCGTCACCCTCGTCGACCTCACCGGCACCGAGACCGCCACCCGTACCGCGCCACTCGACTTCGGGGCCGGGGCGGAGGCCGTGCTGGACGCGGTGGCCGGCGCGGTGAGCGCGCTGCTCGCCGACCACGCCACCGGTGACGTGCTCGGCGCCGGCGTCGCCGTTCCCGGCCCCCTCGACCACCGCAGCGGCGTCCTGCACCGCGTCACCGGCTTCCCCCGGTGGGACGGCTTCCCGCTCCGCGACGCGCTGGGCGAACGGCTCGGGCTGCCCGTCGTCGTCGACAAGGACACCAACGCCGCCGCCCTCGGCCTCGCCCTCCGCGCCCCCCGCGCCACCGGCTCCTTCGCCTACCTGCATCTGGGCACCGGCCTCGGCGCCGGACTGGTCCTCGACGGCGGCGTCCACCGTGGACCCCGCACCGGCGCGGGGGAGTTCGGGCACCAGGTCGTCATGGTCGACGGCCCCCAGTGCGCCTGCGGGGACCGCGGCTGTCTCGAAGCGCTCTGCCTCGCCGCCGTCGCCGAGGGCGACACCACACGCGCCGCGCGGCTGCTCGGCGTCGGCGCGCTCAATCTCGTACGCCTCCTGGACATCGACGGCGTCCTGCTGGGCGGCGGCGTGGTGCTCGCGCGGCCCACGGCCTTCGTCGACGGGGTCCGGGACGCGCTCGGCGGCGCGGTGCCGGTCGACGTCGCTCCCGAAGGGGCGCGGGTGGTCGTCGGGGGCGCGGCGGAGCTGGTGCTCGCACCTTTGTTCGGGGCCTGA
- a CDS encoding HAD-IIA family hydrolase, translating into MAERKPIESWLTDMDGVLMHEGVPVPGADTFISRLRDSGKPFLVLTNNSIYTPRDLHARLQRIGLDVPVGNIWTSALATAQFLDDQRPGGTAYVIGEAGLTTALHDIGYVLTDADPDYVVLGETRTYSFEALTKAIRLINSGARFIATNPDETGPSAEGALPATGSVAALITKATGREPYFVGKPNPLMMRAGLNVIGAHSETSAMIGDRMDTDVLAGLEAGMETFLVLTGLTRPDEIDRYPFRPSRVVDSIADLTELI; encoded by the coding sequence GTGGCAGAGCGCAAGCCCATCGAGTCCTGGCTCACCGACATGGACGGTGTGCTGATGCACGAAGGCGTCCCGGTACCGGGGGCGGACACCTTCATCTCCCGCCTCCGGGACTCCGGGAAGCCCTTCCTGGTGCTCACCAACAACTCCATCTACACCCCGCGCGACCTGCACGCCCGCCTCCAGCGGATCGGCCTCGACGTGCCCGTGGGCAACATCTGGACCTCGGCCCTGGCCACCGCCCAGTTCCTGGACGACCAACGGCCGGGCGGCACGGCGTACGTCATCGGCGAGGCCGGACTGACCACCGCGCTGCACGACATCGGCTACGTCCTCACCGACGCGGACCCCGACTACGTCGTTCTCGGCGAAACGCGGACCTACTCCTTCGAAGCGCTCACCAAGGCGATCCGGCTGATCAACTCGGGCGCCCGGTTCATCGCCACCAACCCCGACGAGACCGGCCCCTCCGCCGAGGGCGCCCTGCCCGCCACCGGTTCCGTCGCCGCGCTGATCACCAAGGCGACCGGCCGGGAGCCCTATTTCGTCGGCAAGCCCAACCCGCTGATGATGCGGGCCGGTCTGAACGTCATCGGCGCCCACTCGGAGACCAGCGCGATGATCGGTGACCGGATGGACACCGACGTCCTCGCCGGGCTGGAGGCCGGCATGGAGACGTTCCTGGTGCTCACCGGCCTGACGCGGCCGGACGAGATCGACCGCTACCCCTTCCGGCCGTCCCGCGTCGTCGACTCGATCGCGGATCTCACCGAACTGATCTGA